In Xiphophorus couchianus chromosome 8, X_couchianus-1.0, whole genome shotgun sequence, the following proteins share a genomic window:
- the LOC114149315 gene encoding bone morphogenetic protein 1-like isoform X2 — translation MDSAPAVLLLLCGLSVSLATDGEAAGAIFFNPEDAVDYKDPCKAAAFLGDIALDEEDLRMFKVSQDVDPEQHVNHTNSAGNSSSNDGAADGLSPHRQKRAASSRPERVWPDGIIPYVIGGNFSGSQCAIFRQAMRHWEKHTCVIFTERTTEESYIIFTYRPCGCCSYVGRRGGGPQAISIGKNCDKFGIVVHELGHVIGFWHEHTRPDRDEHVSIVRDNIQPGQDYNFLKMEPGEVDSLGEGYDFGSIMHYARNTFSRSIFLDTILPRYDVNGVQPSIGQRTRLSEGDIAQARKLYKCARCGESLQDSAGNLSSPGFPNGYSAYTHCVWRISVTPGEKIVLNFTSMDLFRSHLCWYDHVEVRDGFWRKAPLKGRFCGDTTPDPIVSNDSRLWIEFRSSSSWVGKGFSASYEAICGGELARDSGQIQSPNYPDDYQPNKMCVWKITVAEGFQVGLTFQSFEIEKHDACTYDYVEVRDGGSDSSPLLGRFCGYAKPENLQSSSNQLWMKFVSDGSVNKAGFAASFLKEVDECSRPDNGHCEQRCMNTLGSYRCACDPGFELAADRRSCEAACGGFITSLNGSLSTPGWPREYPHNKNCVWQLVAPVQYRITLTFDGFETEGNNVCKYDYVEVRSGLSADSKIHGKFCGTERPDVITSLQNNMRIEFKSDNTVSKRGFKAHFFSDIDECSKGNGGCQHECVNTFGSYRCQCRSGFMLHDNKHDCKEAGCDHFVNTVSGTISSPNWPNKYPSKKSCTWSLSTTPGHRIKLIFNEVDMEAHLECAYDHLEIFDGRDVRASKLGRFCGTKTPDPVTSSSNKMFLHFFSDNSVQKRGFEASYRAECGGSLEAEVKTKELYSHAQFGDNNYLGSSDCLWVLTAEKGYGVEIIFQVFEIEEEADCGYDYLELYDGADIKSPRLGRYCGSVAPEDVYSAGDAIVLKFHSDDSISKKGFHARYTSTKFQDTLHTSI, via the exons ATGGACTCGGCACCAGCCGTACTGCTCCTGCTGTGCGGTCTGAGCGTCTCTCTGGCGACTGATGGAGAAGCTGCGGGCGCGATTTTCTTCAATCCAGAGGATGCGGTCGATTACAAGGATCCATGCAAAGCAG CTGCCTTTTTGGGAGACATTGCTCTGGACGAAGAAGATCTTCGTATGTTTAAAGTAAGCCAGGACGTCGATCCAGAGCAACATGTTAATCACACAAACTCAG CTGGTAATTCCTCTTCCAATGACGGAGCTGCAGACGGTCTGAGTCCACATAGGCAGAAGCGAGCAGCCTCCTCCAGGCCGGAGCGAGTGTGGCCGGACGGCATCATCCCGTATGTGATCGGTGGGAATTTCAGTG GCAGCCAGTGTGCCATATTTCGTCAAGCGATGCGCCACTGGGAGAAACATACATGTGTGATATTCACAGAGAGAACAACTGAAGAGAGCTACATTATTTTTACCTACAGGCCTTGTGG ATGCTGCTCCTACGTGGGGAGGAGAGGTGGCGGGCCTCAGGCGATCTCCATTGGGAAGAACTGCGATAAGTTTGGCATCGTGGTTCATGAACTCGGCCACGTGATCGGCTTCTGGCACGAACACACTCGTCCTGACCGTGACGAGCATGTAAGCATCGTCAGAGACAACATCCAACCAG GTCAAGACTATAACTTCCTGAAGATGGAACCTGGAGAGGTGGACTCTCTGGGGGAGGGCTATGActttggcagcatcatgcattATGCAAGGAACACGTTTTCCAG AAGCATCTTCTTGGACACCATCTTGCCTCGTTACGATGTCAACGGTGTTCAACCCTCCATTGGACAGAGAACAAGGCTTAGTGAAGGAGACATTGCTCAAGCCCGCAAACTCTACAAATGTGCAA GATGTGGGGAAAGTCTGCAGGACAGTGCTGGAAACCTTTCTTCTCCTGGTTTTCCAAACGGATACTCAGCATACACTCACTGTGTTTGGAGGATTTCTGTCACACCAGGAGAAAAG ATTGTCCTTAATTTCACTTCCATGGATCTCTTCAGGAGTCATCTCTGCTGGTACGACCACGTAGAAGTTCGAGACGGATTCTGGAGAAAAGCTCCCCTAAAAG GGCGTTTTTGTGGCGACACGACTCCAGATCCGATCGTCTCCAACGACAGTCGTCTTTGGATCGAattcagaagcagcagcagctgggtgGGCAAAGGCTTCTCTGCTTCTTATGAAG CCATCTGTGGTGGGGAGTTGGCGCGAGATAGTGGCCAAATCCAGTCCCCCAATTATCCTGATGACTACCAGCCCAACAAAATGTGCGTGTGGAAGATCACAGTGGCAGAAGGTTTTCAAGTCGGCCTCACCTTTCAGTCATTTGAG ATTGAGAAACACGACGCCTGCACCTACGACTACGTGGAAGTCAGGGATGGCGGTTCGGACAGCAGCCCGCTCCTCGGCCGGTTCTGTGGGTACGCCAAACCGGAGAACCTCCAGAGCAGCTCCAACCAGCTCTGGATGAAATTTGTTTCTGACGGCTCGGTCAACAAGGCAGGGTTTGCTGCCAGCTTTTTGAAAG AGGTGGATGAGTGCTCCAGACCTGACAACGGGCACTGTGAGCAGCGCTGCATGAACACGCTGGGCAGCTACAGATGCGCCTGCGACCCCGGTTTTGAGCTGGCAGCAGACAGACGCAGCTGTGAGG CTGCCTGTGGCGGCTTCATCACCAGCCTGAATGGCTCCCTCAGCACCCCAGGCTGGCCCAGAGAGTATCCCCACAACAAGAACTGCGTGTGGCAACTGGTGGCGCCAGTTCAGTACCGGATCACCCTGACGTTTGATGGCTTTGAGACAGAAGGAAACAAC GTGTGTAAGTATGATTACGTTGAAGTGCGCAGTGGGCTGAGTGCCGACTCCAAGATCCATGGGAAGTTCTGTGGCACAGAGAGACCCGACGTTATCACCTCCCTTCAGAACAACATGAGGATTGAGTTCAAGTCGGACAACACCGTGTCCAAGAGGGGCTTCAAGGCCCACTTCTTCTCTG ATATAGACGAGTGCTCCAAAGGTAACGGAGGATGCCAGCACGAATGTGTGAACACCTTTGGAAGCTACAGGTGTCAGTGCCGGAGTGGGTTTATGCTGCACGATAATAAGCACGACTGCAAGGAAG CTGGGTGTGATCACTTCGTAAACACCGTATCCGGCACAATCAGCAGTCCCAACTGGCCCAACAAGTATCCCAGCAAGAAGTCCTGCACCTGGTCTCTGTCCACCACACCGGGCCATCGGATCAAACTC ATTTTTAACGAGGTTGACATGGAGGCTCATCTTGAGTGTGCTTATGATCACCTGGAGATCTTTGATGGCAGAGACGTTCGTGCCTCGAAGCTGGGCCGCTTTTGTGGCACCAAAACACCCGATCCAGTTACATCCAGCAGCAACAAGATGTTCCTGCATTTTTTCTCTGACAACTCGGTGCAAAAGAGAGGATTTGAGGCTTCGTACAGAGCAG AATGCGGAGGAAGCCTTGAAGCAGAGGTCAAGACAAAAGAACTGTACTCTCATGCACAGTTTGGAGATAACAACTACCTCGGCAGCTCCGACTGTCTGTGGGTGCTCACCGCTGAGAAGGGCTACGGCGTGGAGATTATCTTCCAAGTGTTTGAGATTGAGGAGGAGGCGGACTGCGGCTATGATTATTTGGAGCTGTACGACGGCGCTGACATCAAGTCCCCCAGACTGGGCCGATACTGTGGATCAGTG GCTCCAGAGGACGTCTACTCAGCCGGAGACGCCATCGTTTTAAAGTTCCACTCAGACGACAGCATCAGTAAAAAAGGCTTCCACGCACGCTACACCAGCACAAAGTTCCAGGACACCCTACACACCAGCATCTAG
- the LOC114149315 gene encoding bone morphogenetic protein 1-like isoform X1, which produces MDSAPAVLLLLCGLSVSLATDGEAAGAIFFNPEDAVDYKDPCKAAAFLGDIALDEEDLRMFKVSQDVDPEQHVNHTNSAGNSSSNDGAADGLSPHRQKRAASSRPERVWPDGIIPYVIGGNFSGSQCAIFRQAMRHWEKHTCVIFTERTTEESYIIFTYRPCGCCSYVGRRGGGPQAISIGKNCDKFGIVVHELGHVIGFWHEHTRPDRDEHVSIVRDNIQPGQDYNFLKMEPGEVDSLGEGYDFGSIMHYARNTFSRSIFLDTILPRYDVNGVQPSIGQRTRLSEGDIAQARKLYKCARCGESLQDSAGNLSSPGFPNGYSAYTHCVWRISVTPGEKIVLNFTSMDLFRSHLCWYDHVEVRDGFWRKAPLKGRFCGDTTPDPIVSNDSRLWIEFRSSSSWVGKGFSASYEAICGGELARDSGQIQSPNYPDDYQPNKMCVWKITVAEGFQVGLTFQSFEIEKHDACTYDYVEVRDGGSDSSPLLGRFCGYAKPENLQSSSNQLWMKFVSDGSVNKAGFAASFLKEVDECSRPDNGHCEQRCMNTLGSYRCACDPGFELAADRRSCEAAACGGFITSLNGSLSTPGWPREYPHNKNCVWQLVAPVQYRITLTFDGFETEGNNVCKYDYVEVRSGLSADSKIHGKFCGTERPDVITSLQNNMRIEFKSDNTVSKRGFKAHFFSDIDECSKGNGGCQHECVNTFGSYRCQCRSGFMLHDNKHDCKEAGCDHFVNTVSGTISSPNWPNKYPSKKSCTWSLSTTPGHRIKLIFNEVDMEAHLECAYDHLEIFDGRDVRASKLGRFCGTKTPDPVTSSSNKMFLHFFSDNSVQKRGFEASYRAECGGSLEAEVKTKELYSHAQFGDNNYLGSSDCLWVLTAEKGYGVEIIFQVFEIEEEADCGYDYLELYDGADIKSPRLGRYCGSVAPEDVYSAGDAIVLKFHSDDSISKKGFHARYTSTKFQDTLHTSI; this is translated from the exons ATGGACTCGGCACCAGCCGTACTGCTCCTGCTGTGCGGTCTGAGCGTCTCTCTGGCGACTGATGGAGAAGCTGCGGGCGCGATTTTCTTCAATCCAGAGGATGCGGTCGATTACAAGGATCCATGCAAAGCAG CTGCCTTTTTGGGAGACATTGCTCTGGACGAAGAAGATCTTCGTATGTTTAAAGTAAGCCAGGACGTCGATCCAGAGCAACATGTTAATCACACAAACTCAG CTGGTAATTCCTCTTCCAATGACGGAGCTGCAGACGGTCTGAGTCCACATAGGCAGAAGCGAGCAGCCTCCTCCAGGCCGGAGCGAGTGTGGCCGGACGGCATCATCCCGTATGTGATCGGTGGGAATTTCAGTG GCAGCCAGTGTGCCATATTTCGTCAAGCGATGCGCCACTGGGAGAAACATACATGTGTGATATTCACAGAGAGAACAACTGAAGAGAGCTACATTATTTTTACCTACAGGCCTTGTGG ATGCTGCTCCTACGTGGGGAGGAGAGGTGGCGGGCCTCAGGCGATCTCCATTGGGAAGAACTGCGATAAGTTTGGCATCGTGGTTCATGAACTCGGCCACGTGATCGGCTTCTGGCACGAACACACTCGTCCTGACCGTGACGAGCATGTAAGCATCGTCAGAGACAACATCCAACCAG GTCAAGACTATAACTTCCTGAAGATGGAACCTGGAGAGGTGGACTCTCTGGGGGAGGGCTATGActttggcagcatcatgcattATGCAAGGAACACGTTTTCCAG AAGCATCTTCTTGGACACCATCTTGCCTCGTTACGATGTCAACGGTGTTCAACCCTCCATTGGACAGAGAACAAGGCTTAGTGAAGGAGACATTGCTCAAGCCCGCAAACTCTACAAATGTGCAA GATGTGGGGAAAGTCTGCAGGACAGTGCTGGAAACCTTTCTTCTCCTGGTTTTCCAAACGGATACTCAGCATACACTCACTGTGTTTGGAGGATTTCTGTCACACCAGGAGAAAAG ATTGTCCTTAATTTCACTTCCATGGATCTCTTCAGGAGTCATCTCTGCTGGTACGACCACGTAGAAGTTCGAGACGGATTCTGGAGAAAAGCTCCCCTAAAAG GGCGTTTTTGTGGCGACACGACTCCAGATCCGATCGTCTCCAACGACAGTCGTCTTTGGATCGAattcagaagcagcagcagctgggtgGGCAAAGGCTTCTCTGCTTCTTATGAAG CCATCTGTGGTGGGGAGTTGGCGCGAGATAGTGGCCAAATCCAGTCCCCCAATTATCCTGATGACTACCAGCCCAACAAAATGTGCGTGTGGAAGATCACAGTGGCAGAAGGTTTTCAAGTCGGCCTCACCTTTCAGTCATTTGAG ATTGAGAAACACGACGCCTGCACCTACGACTACGTGGAAGTCAGGGATGGCGGTTCGGACAGCAGCCCGCTCCTCGGCCGGTTCTGTGGGTACGCCAAACCGGAGAACCTCCAGAGCAGCTCCAACCAGCTCTGGATGAAATTTGTTTCTGACGGCTCGGTCAACAAGGCAGGGTTTGCTGCCAGCTTTTTGAAAG AGGTGGATGAGTGCTCCAGACCTGACAACGGGCACTGTGAGCAGCGCTGCATGAACACGCTGGGCAGCTACAGATGCGCCTGCGACCCCGGTTTTGAGCTGGCAGCAGACAGACGCAGCTGTGAGG CAGCTGCCTGTGGCGGCTTCATCACCAGCCTGAATGGCTCCCTCAGCACCCCAGGCTGGCCCAGAGAGTATCCCCACAACAAGAACTGCGTGTGGCAACTGGTGGCGCCAGTTCAGTACCGGATCACCCTGACGTTTGATGGCTTTGAGACAGAAGGAAACAAC GTGTGTAAGTATGATTACGTTGAAGTGCGCAGTGGGCTGAGTGCCGACTCCAAGATCCATGGGAAGTTCTGTGGCACAGAGAGACCCGACGTTATCACCTCCCTTCAGAACAACATGAGGATTGAGTTCAAGTCGGACAACACCGTGTCCAAGAGGGGCTTCAAGGCCCACTTCTTCTCTG ATATAGACGAGTGCTCCAAAGGTAACGGAGGATGCCAGCACGAATGTGTGAACACCTTTGGAAGCTACAGGTGTCAGTGCCGGAGTGGGTTTATGCTGCACGATAATAAGCACGACTGCAAGGAAG CTGGGTGTGATCACTTCGTAAACACCGTATCCGGCACAATCAGCAGTCCCAACTGGCCCAACAAGTATCCCAGCAAGAAGTCCTGCACCTGGTCTCTGTCCACCACACCGGGCCATCGGATCAAACTC ATTTTTAACGAGGTTGACATGGAGGCTCATCTTGAGTGTGCTTATGATCACCTGGAGATCTTTGATGGCAGAGACGTTCGTGCCTCGAAGCTGGGCCGCTTTTGTGGCACCAAAACACCCGATCCAGTTACATCCAGCAGCAACAAGATGTTCCTGCATTTTTTCTCTGACAACTCGGTGCAAAAGAGAGGATTTGAGGCTTCGTACAGAGCAG AATGCGGAGGAAGCCTTGAAGCAGAGGTCAAGACAAAAGAACTGTACTCTCATGCACAGTTTGGAGATAACAACTACCTCGGCAGCTCCGACTGTCTGTGGGTGCTCACCGCTGAGAAGGGCTACGGCGTGGAGATTATCTTCCAAGTGTTTGAGATTGAGGAGGAGGCGGACTGCGGCTATGATTATTTGGAGCTGTACGACGGCGCTGACATCAAGTCCCCCAGACTGGGCCGATACTGTGGATCAGTG GCTCCAGAGGACGTCTACTCAGCCGGAGACGCCATCGTTTTAAAGTTCCACTCAGACGACAGCATCAGTAAAAAAGGCTTCCACGCACGCTACACCAGCACAAAGTTCCAGGACACCCTACACACCAGCATCTAG